DNA sequence from the Malus sylvestris chromosome 10, drMalSylv7.2, whole genome shotgun sequence genome:
cagtgtgtgtgtgtgtatgtatgcagtgtgtgtgtgtgtgtgtgtgtatgcagtgtgtgtgtgtgtgtatgtatgcggtgtgtgtgtgtgtgtgtgtgtgtgtgtgtgtgtgtgtgtgtgtgtgtgtgtgtgtgtgtgtgtgtgtgtgtgtgtgtatgtatgcagtgtgtgtgtgtgtacttggtttataaccatgatattacaatgtgaatgttttgtattgtgtggggttgatgctgaattgcaattttttgtggttgttggttgcagagaagaggagcataaacggaaggctaaggctaagaaagtgttcgtccaaaggcttttaagcgacaacgcaagcggatgaggattttggctaatgttaacatggatgtattttattaatgttaacatagatgtattttattaatcatacaatcttatgttatggcttataacttagctttgcactagtattttggcttatgttaactagccattttgtaaattatggagatctattttggctaatgttaactaatgttaactaggattttctaaattatggagatcttcattatgtacttgtatttgttgaagttgcatgtattgggcactattatttttcttctgttgggtgatagagtttaaaccaagctacatttgcaaattaaacccaattctattagcaggtaatagaaacaaaacaattgtcaattttttttaagattcataatatacatggcaaaaatatgctccaattaacccatatcatgagatttgtagcattactctattacacaatgacaaaaatttgtagtcctagtctaagcaaacacaaatctggtgaacaatactgtttttcttatcctgcttcttagtccgacattacaccaaacgcttcactaaattagtccagcttagtccagtctaagccagtccagcttagtcccggcagctagtccagtccgagacagtccggcgcaacaaacgcaccctttgGGTACGAGGAATACTGTCACGTGatgctattttttttcctttgtgtatTATACTATAAATTATATGTCTCGCTTTTTGAGTATtatcaataaaatataaaaacaaatccaTATTTTATAACTTGAGTTGAGTACATAACATTATTTTGTGTACCTCTATGAATTACTCACCTATGAACAAGTGACATGAAAATCACAATTGGAACCAAACCACGTATACATTATAGTACATTATAAATTTGTTGCGCCCAAAGGTCCACGTAAAACCTTTTGAGTACAAAAGCGATGATATTGAACGGAAAATTTCAAGTACAACTCAAATCGTCAAAGATGACATGTTAAATAATGTTAAGAGGAATTCTATTCGACCATAGTACATATGTATTTCACTAAGCGTTGTCGAGAAATTAGGAGTTAGTGAGGCACACTTCAACTTGTTCGTTCTAGCTTTTTAGAAGACGTGAAAATAAATTCGTGAACATAAACTAAAATAATTGCTGCGAACCTATGACGTGATTGaaatttttaatcaaaattaCTCTGTAAGAAATCCTTGAGAAGGTCTTAAGTTCGGAAGACGAGTCACTTTATTGGTCCGACCTAGATTCGGAAAATTTCCATGACTGACTACTCATGATTTGAGACCACCATTACCCATGTTTTGACCCCTCCACCCTCTCATACCATCTGAATTGGAGGTGGTGTACCAAGGACCTATCCTAACATAACATAACATGATATGAAGGAATTAAGAgattatttaaagaaaaaaaaaagtaaagcaGATTAATTGAATTACTACTCATAACTAATTCAATTatacttgttaaaaaaaaactaatttattagACTAATCAAATAGTAACATAATTCAATTGTactttttcaaagaaaaaaaaactaattcaaTTAGACTAATTAGATAGTAACATAACCAAATCATCACTAATATTACGGTTTAGTACTATTCTTTCCCTATTGGTGAAGAATTCTTATTTTCCTCTAacagaaatataaaaaaagaaataaaattgtaAATATAGTTTATGCATCTGAAGCTTGTATTTCCCCATCCAAGATGTCCGGATATTTTTTCTGCACAGAAAATTCCAAACATTGATAACAAAAAAATCAGTATATATATTAAAGACTCGCAATTGTTaggttaaaataaaaataatacactttattaatatatatttgaCATCGAGTAATTATAGGTAGATATACCAACTTTTTagatcaaatttgcaaaccaaatgacgTGTCAGCAATAGGAAGTAAGCATTTcaatcaacacttaaataataattcaatcatcaacaatcacgtttatggtttacaaaattttaaaatttggtttaaaaagttggtatccctaacattaccctttaCTGTTACATGTCCACGCCTTGAAATACGACAGAGACGCTCACAATAATGTCATGTGTATATTCCCCATGTATAAGCTAATTTATATAGATTTATATGTGTAACGTACCTGGAACTTGAGCAGACATTGTTGTATGATCGCCAAGAACCCCTTAGGGACTTCAGATTCATCTTCTTCTGAAAGCTTGATCATGACTTTCGCGGCAACCAAGGTAGTAACGATTTCCCGTATTTCTGGGTTTATATTTTCCAATTCTTGAATAATAACTTTCAGGATCCCTTTAAGTTTGTCAAGTGCACGAGCCCTATCGAGCATGGTGGTGATAATGATTCTAAGAATGGCGGCTGTCACCGAAACGAGAATATCGGCTGTCGCGGACAATATTGTGTCTGCTGTTAAACCGAGCCAATATCTAAGCAGCCGTGCCACAGAATTAAACTTTGTTGTTGGTGGCACGGCTGATGATACGGAGGAGTCTCCTTTAAACTCATCAGCAACTGGGTGGATAACGTGAACCCAGTCACTGAATGAATCCTCCGTGTCCAATAATGCTTCTTTGCCGTCACCACTCACATGATCTGCATGGCCGTGGCGCTCCTTCAAGTCCAGTTTTCCAAGAATTCCAGTAGAAGCAGCCAAATGCTTCAAATAAGATGCATAAGTTTCTTCAGGACGCAAATTATTTATCACAGCCACCTCTTCCTTTAGAGATTCTGCAATCTCTTGTAATAGATATTCTAATTTTTGGAGcacacttttatttatttccatCCTGCGCGCTTCGTTCCGTGCGACAGGCAAattaaggagagagagaggaagaaaaaagaTAGACGAGAGATGAGAAGAGGATCGATATATATAAGAAGATTAATGAACAAGTTGAATCCATGTAGAGTTTGGTTTTTGATCGAGTACTTGGGTTAGTATGGCAATAGGTTTCTTGTTTAAATGGATTGGGTTGAGTTGATTTGGGTTAGTTAGAATGTGGGCAGGCAAGGCCTCAACCCAGATAGAGTTCATTTTGTTTTATAAAGTCGAACTAAACGTGGGTGGGTTTGGGCCAACCCAATTAGACTAGAGTGGGTTTGGACCAACTCAAACCCAAGTTGCTCGATTTAACAAGATTTTCGTATCTCTTTGACTCAAGTGGTTATTGCGACATGAATCCTTTAACAAGACGAATTctcatttacaaaaaaaatggaaacatCTTTTTTATCGTTAgatttgactttaatgaaattatgtggTTGAAATTGTATGGTCTGTGATTTAATCTTAAccacataatttcattaaagttaaTTCAACAGTCAAGAAGGTatctccatttaaaaaaaaaaaaaaaagatcccgttgactttcaaaggggatgaaaatTAGAAAATTGCACTAAATTTCACGTATTAAAATACAAGTCATGCCCGTGCAGCTTTAAAGatgtttaagttttaacaaacCATTGTCCAGGGCGCCCGAGCAAGTTTTAGGGAAAAAACTTAAAGGCAACGGTAATACACATAATAATGACGATGATAATAACAATTGAACAAGACTTGCTTGGCTTTGGCGAGAGTGTGAAGGTTCAGCATTTACCTCTGCGCGCTTTAGAGTTAAGGATTTGAGGGAAGAAGTGATGATGGCGTCGTGGATGATCCATCTGTATCAGCAAGCTGCAAGCTGAAACACTGAACAGAAAACTGTGTCAAACATGAGTGCTAACTAAAGTTGGGGAACGATAACATGGAATAATTTCCAGACAGTATTTTATTGCATGatcagaggtcgcacttggtgcgatggcaagtgccttcgcccatgagcggtaggtctcgggttcgagacttgggagcagcctctccataaatgggggtaaggctagccgacattctcctctcccagaccctacgtaaagcgggagccttgtgcattgGGTATGACCTTTATTTTATTGCATGATCAAATACTAGTGCATGCAGTTTAGAGACTGATTCATAACTCAATTGAGTAAAACGAAGACATACCATTGCTATTACAAGACTGATTCATCATAACCCTAATATATATGCTTGCCGGATTTATCTATTGCTATTACAAGATCAAGTTCTTCATAATGCTGGACACTGACAGCACTATAACGTTCCTTttgtaaataataaataattgatCTTGAAGGACCGCGAACCTTTATTTGTGACTTACCCgcataatactaaataataaataacaaaag
Encoded proteins:
- the LOC126587985 gene encoding uncharacterized protein LOC126587985 is translated as MEINKSVLQKLEYLLQEIAESLKEEVAVINNLRPEETYASYLKHLAASTGILGKLDLKERHGHADHVSGDGKEALLDTEDSFSDWVHVIHPVADEFKGDSSVSSAVPPTTKFNSVARLLRYWLGLTADTILSATADILVSVTAAILRIIITTMLDRARALDKLKGILKVIIQELENINPEIREIVTTLVAAKVMIKLSEEDESEVPKGFLAIIQQCLLKFQKKYPDILDGEIQASDA